From one Nonomuraea polychroma genomic stretch:
- a CDS encoding SDR family NAD(P)-dependent oxidoreductase: MLLENKTAVIYGGGGAIGGAMARGFAAEGARVFLAGRTPGKLDTVAADIRRQGGLAETAIVDALDESAVNGWVDSIAAQTGSIDVSVNVISQDALFVPLLDMPVADFGRAMDKVARSFLLTAQAAARHMVKQGSGVILHFGGSDPGNSSPGLGTVQVGCDLIEAMRRQWACELGPHSVRVVSMRTGGIPESLPDLPEMAPYKQKMVDATLLKRAATLDDVGRVAAFLASEHARSITSTQVNISCGALVD, translated from the coding sequence ATGCTTCTGGAGAACAAGACCGCGGTGATCTACGGGGGCGGCGGCGCCATCGGCGGCGCGATGGCGCGGGGCTTCGCCGCCGAGGGAGCGCGAGTCTTCCTCGCCGGCCGCACTCCCGGCAAGCTCGACACCGTCGCCGCGGACATCCGCCGCCAGGGCGGCCTGGCCGAGACGGCGATCGTGGACGCTCTGGACGAGAGCGCCGTCAACGGCTGGGTCGACTCCATCGCGGCACAGACCGGCAGCATCGATGTCTCGGTCAACGTCATCTCCCAGGACGCGCTGTTCGTGCCGCTGCTCGACATGCCCGTCGCCGACTTCGGCCGCGCGATGGACAAGGTGGCGCGCTCGTTTCTGCTGACCGCCCAGGCCGCCGCACGGCACATGGTCAAGCAGGGCTCGGGAGTCATCTTGCACTTCGGCGGCTCAGACCCGGGCAACTCGTCGCCCGGCCTGGGAACAGTACAGGTTGGCTGCGACCTGATCGAGGCCATGCGCCGCCAGTGGGCCTGCGAGCTCGGCCCGCACTCCGTACGCGTGGTCTCGATGCGTACCGGTGGGATCCCCGAGTCCCTGCCCGACCTTCCCGAGATGGCGCCCTACAAGCAGAAGATGGTGGATGCGACGCTTCTCAAGCGAGCCGCGACCCTGGACGATGTCGGCCGAGTCGCCGCGTTCCTGGCGTCGGAACACGCCAGGAGCATCACCTCCACGCAGGTGAACATCTCCTGCGGAGCCCTCGTCGACTGA
- a CDS encoding carbohydrate ABC transporter permease produces the protein MDNLLPKKVWATAALWFMVALYGIPVLWFLLSSFKPAGELFSYPLTIFPKQPTISGFTQAWTSFDFSRYFGNTLIVAVSATLITIVTSATCGYALAKYTNWWLRAFTICILATTMLPGEVILSPLFLIVRDLGLYNSLAGVVAPSVITATGTFLFRQFFLSVPRDLLDAARIDGSGELSTFIRIMLPLSRPIIMTLAIMSFQWRWNDYIWPLVILNDPKEFTLQIGVASIVGAENVNWSVLLGASVLSMIPLVVIYLIFQKYVMNADLSAGLKD, from the coding sequence ATGGACAACCTGCTGCCGAAGAAGGTCTGGGCGACGGCGGCCCTGTGGTTCATGGTCGCCCTGTACGGCATTCCGGTCCTGTGGTTCCTGCTCAGCTCCTTCAAACCGGCGGGGGAGCTGTTCTCCTATCCGCTGACCATCTTCCCGAAGCAGCCGACCATCTCCGGCTTCACCCAGGCCTGGACGAGCTTCGACTTCAGCCGCTACTTCGGCAACACCCTCATCGTGGCCGTGTCCGCAACCCTCATCACCATCGTGACAAGCGCGACCTGCGGTTACGCCCTGGCGAAGTACACCAACTGGTGGCTGCGGGCGTTCACCATCTGCATCCTGGCCACCACGATGCTGCCGGGCGAGGTCATTCTCTCCCCCCTGTTCCTCATCGTCCGCGACCTGGGCCTGTACAACAGTCTCGCCGGCGTCGTGGCCCCCTCGGTGATCACGGCGACGGGCACCTTCCTGTTCCGCCAGTTCTTCCTGAGCGTGCCGCGCGACCTGCTGGACGCGGCCCGCATCGACGGCAGCGGGGAACTGTCGACGTTCATCCGGATCATGCTCCCGCTCTCCCGGCCGATCATCATGACCCTCGCCATCATGTCGTTCCAGTGGCGGTGGAACGACTACATCTGGCCCCTCGTGATCCTCAACGACCCGAAGGAGTTCACCCTGCAGATCGGCGTCGCGAGCATCGTGGGCGCGGAGAACGTCAACTGGTCGGTCCTGCTCGGGGCGTCTGTCCTGTCAATGATCCCCCTTGTCGTGATCTACCTGATCTTCCAGAAGTACGTGATGAACGCCGACCTCAGCGCGGGCCTGAAGGATTAG
- a CDS encoding DUF1801 domain-containing protein gives MNDDVTQYINNTAPWQIGVCEKLRAMVHETVPTIEERLQYGKPHFLKNGNFAAVIAVSRDKVSFMVFNATDIPVVKGFIRALGKGERKAVDIEEGQDVDYTRLADILEKTTVAL, from the coding sequence ATGAACGACGACGTCACCCAGTACATCAACAACACCGCGCCGTGGCAGATCGGCGTCTGCGAGAAGCTGCGCGCGATGGTCCACGAGACCGTTCCCACGATCGAAGAACGGCTGCAATACGGCAAACCGCACTTTCTCAAGAACGGCAACTTCGCGGCCGTCATAGCGGTCTCCCGGGACAAGGTGTCATTCATGGTGTTCAACGCCACGGACATCCCTGTGGTCAAGGGCTTCATCCGAGCACTGGGCAAAGGGGAACGCAAGGCCGTCGACATCGAAGAAGGGCAGGACGTCGACTACACGCGCCTGGCCGACATCTTGGAAAAGACCACGGTCGCTTTGTGA
- a CDS encoding carbohydrate ABC transporter permease translates to MAESVPQSAGRANETPARTASRRWPRRRTRRHDRYTLAPLLLISSNLALFLLFFVWPAVIGLGYSFTSYTGVGSAPFVGLDNYQRLLNDEAFYAATVRTLIFTAAVVPLTYVASLSAAVLLVSPYSRGKPVARVIFFVPWLISPIIAGVIWRWIFGENFGLVNYVIIALGGEAVPWQSNANLSLIIVVIAATWGSTAVNMLMFVAAIKNVPTAYYEAASLDGAGSWAKFRHITLPSIAPTSFIVILLTTLHSMKEYALIQAVNAGGPGSENNLLIQYIFTTGFRRAQIGYASAASFVLMLILMIIAIAQLVINRRKDS, encoded by the coding sequence ATGGCGGAGAGTGTGCCGCAATCGGCGGGGCGCGCCAACGAGACGCCGGCCCGGACCGCATCGCGGCGGTGGCCCCGCCGGCGGACCCGGCGGCATGACCGCTACACCCTGGCGCCCCTGCTGCTCATCTCGTCCAACCTCGCCCTGTTCCTGCTCTTCTTCGTCTGGCCGGCCGTCATCGGCCTGGGATACTCCTTCACCAGCTACACGGGCGTCGGCTCGGCGCCGTTCGTGGGCCTGGACAACTACCAGCGGCTGCTGAACGACGAGGCGTTCTACGCGGCGACGGTCCGTACCTTGATCTTCACGGCGGCCGTCGTTCCGCTGACGTACGTCGCCTCGCTGAGCGCGGCCGTGCTGCTCGTCAGCCCGTACAGCCGCGGCAAGCCGGTCGCGCGGGTGATCTTCTTCGTGCCCTGGCTCATCTCCCCGATCATCGCCGGTGTCATCTGGCGATGGATCTTCGGTGAGAACTTCGGGCTCGTCAACTACGTCATCATCGCGCTCGGCGGCGAGGCGGTGCCGTGGCAGTCCAACGCGAACCTGTCCCTGATCATCGTGGTCATCGCCGCAACCTGGGGGAGCACCGCGGTCAACATGCTGATGTTCGTCGCGGCCATCAAGAACGTGCCGACCGCGTACTACGAAGCCGCGTCCCTGGACGGCGCGGGCTCGTGGGCCAAGTTCCGCCACATCACGCTTCCCTCGATCGCGCCCACGTCCTTCATCGTGATCCTGCTCACCACCCTGCACTCGATGAAGGAGTACGCGCTCATCCAAGCGGTCAATGCCGGAGGTCCGGGCTCCGAAAACAACCTGCTCATCCAGTACATCTTCACGACCGGCTTCCGCCGTGCCCAGATCGGTTACGCGAGCGCCGCGTCCTTCGTGCTCATGCTGATCCTGATGATCATCGCTATCGCGCAGTTGGTCATCAACCGCCGGAAGGACTCCTGA